A region from the Triplophysa rosa linkage group LG4, Trosa_1v2, whole genome shotgun sequence genome encodes:
- the rnf175 gene encoding RING finger protein 175 isoform X1 encodes MADLQPQGDLLKMTHRETWKMQHERLHVKHRGHEAMHAEMVLILIATLVVAQIVLVQWKQRHCRSYNLVTLLQMWVVPLYFTIKLYWWRFLSTWGMFSVITSYVIFRATRKPLSGRTPRMVYKWFLLIYKLSYAVGVLGYLAIMFTMFGFNVFFRIKAEDSMDVGVIMLFYGLYYGVMGRDFAEICSDYMASTIGYYSMGGMPSRTLSDDICAVCGQKILVDIDEEGIIEDTYQLSCNHIFHEFCIRGWCIVGKKQTCPYCNEKVDLKRMMNNPWERTHVLYGQLLDWLRYLVAWQPIIIGIVHGINFSLGLE; translated from the exons ATGGCTGACCTGCAACCCCAG GGGGATCTTCTGAAAATGACCCACAGAGAAACCTGGAA GATGCAGCACGAAAGGTTGCATGTGAAGCACAGAGGCCACGAGGCCATGCATGCTGAAATGGTTCTGATTCTCATCGCAACACTAGTGGTTGCTCAGATTGTGCTGGTTCAGTGGAAGCAAAGACACTGCAGATCATACAAT CTGGTGACATTGTTGCAGATGTGGGTGGTTCCGTTGTACTTCACCATTAAGCTTTACTGGTGGCGTTTCCTGTCCACATGGGGCATGTTCTCAGTCATCACTAGCTATGTCATATTCAGAGCCACACGCAAGCCTCTCTCCGGCAGAACACCACG GATGGTGTATAAGTGGTTCCTCCTCATTTACAAGCTCAGCTACGCTGTAGGTGTGCTCGGGTACCTCGCTATCATGTTTACCATGTTTGGATTCAATGTTTTCTTCAG GATCAAAGCAGAGGACTCTATGGATGTGGGTGTGATCATGCTTTTCTATGGTTTGTATTATGGGGTAATGGGTCGTGACTTTGCAGAAATTTGCTCAGACTACATGGCATCTACTATAGGG taCTATAGCATGGGCGGCATGCCGTCCCGAACCCTTAGTGATGACATATGTGCCGTGTGCGGTCAGAAGATTCTTGTGGACATAGATGAGGAAGGAATTATTGAGGACACCTACCAGCTCTCCTGCAACCACAT ATTTCATGAATTCTGTATCCGTGGCTGGTGCATCGTGGGAAAAAAACAGACATGCCCATACTGCAATGAGAAGGTGGACCTCAAAAGGATGATGAACAACCC CTGGGAGAGAACACATGTTTTATACGGCCAGCTTTTGGATTGGTTAAGGTACCTGGTCGCCTGGCAACCCATCATTATTGGAATCGTGCACGGAATAAATTTTTCACTTGGACTTGAATAG
- the lratb.2 gene encoding lecithin retinol acyltransferase b, tandem duplicate 2, with amino-acid sequence MFPLQFLNFFSIAVTKGYEEKKKPQEVKNDISIFKRGDLLEVPRTLFTHFGIYLGNNRVAHLIPDILPVFSSDTKALQTMVTNNRLILGAIAKKASVRVDSVEDFAYGAGIILNKMDKVCSRPPFDGEEVARRAEKMFGSVAYSLLWYNCEHYVMYCRYGTNISFQTCQFCKAVRKIVCSKTTSLISLLVCLFIVLFLGSMSIFGILLTVFIPFNIWMAS; translated from the exons ATGTTTCCCCTGCAGTTTCTCAACTTTTTCTCCATTGCTGTGACTAAAGGTTATGAAGAGAAGAAGAAACCCCAAGAGGTCAAAAATGATATCTCCATCTTCAAAAGAGGAGATCTGCTGGAGGTTCCTAGAACCCTCTTTACGCATTTTGGAATTTATCTGGGGAACAACCGTGTCGCTCACCTCATACCTGATATCCTGCCTGTCTTTAGCAGTGACACCAAGGCCCTGCAGACGATGGTCACAAATAACCGTCTGATTTTGGGTGCAATAGCAAAAAAAGCAAGTGTCCGGGTGGACTCAGTGGAGGACTTTGCCTATGGTGCGGGGATTATATTGAACAAAATGGACAAGGTGTGCAGCCGACCACCGTTTGATGGTGAAGAAGTGGCCAGGAGGGCTGAGAAGATGTTTGGCTCCGTGGCTTACAGTCTGCTGTGGTACAACTGCGAGCACTACGTCATGTACTGCAGATATGGCACCAACATAAGTTTCCAAACCTGCCAG TTCTGCAAAGCCGTGCGGAAGATTGTATGCAGCAAGACCACTTCTCTCATAAGCCTATTAGTGTGCTTGTTCATTGTGTTATTTCTGGGGTCCATGTCCATATTTGGAATTTTACTCACAGTCTTTATTCCCTTTAATATTTGGATGGCATCCTGA
- the fga gene encoding fibrinogen alpha chain, protein MKLTHSLLCLLMVVSSALSEDTDTDTVVNPRGARPVEHGYKAQDTCQTKEWPMCTDDDWESKCPSGCRVQGLIDKADHDLVKKIEKIRRLLDEGKRMYSSADKVSKTTYSYLRERLTLDAGNDNRYATLAEQLRQRISEIKIKIDRQLRVLDALKARVKDQVVAMQRLEVDIDIKLRTCKGSCSSYNEFTVDKESYVQLDKQMDNLNALHGQSVETVSSLSVMKSRPLKDVVLPNIYKLAAGPTKTEQKLLFGDVGQLQLSLEAEGSTAASAATVSKIPTGTDSSTHILQCSKSVRKTVTHTKDGPVEKLEIIGGGPGCEDLGKLGVSDQDFLAAANEGKDLSRDGVKITVTRGDERSITTLNHGTDDLGGFGEDFFKGLGTDTQKLSSSSSTSSSTSKTSLTGGSKTSTKTVLSSDVDFGDDLGAFLRSDVEEDLPDIHARSLKTHDERKTAVVGEDCFDIQQKHAHGSQSGLFKIKPSGSEEIVVYCDQSTGLGGWTLVQQREDGSVNFNRTWKEYQAGFGKVDQQGRGEVWIGNKLLHLLTQKQSVLRVELQDWDGNEVYAEYNVKVGSEAEGFAMSVSEYTGDAGDALVQGQPNMKNFLSHAGMKFSTFDKDNDRWEENCAEMYGGGWWYNNCQSANLNGIYYKGGQYDPGTKVPYEIENGIVWLLFKPADYSLKVVRMKVRPV, encoded by the exons ATGAAGCTCACACACTCTCTTCTCTGTCTGTTGATGGTTGTGTCCTCTGCCTTG TCAGAGGATACAGATACAGATACAGTAGTAAACCCAAGAGGTGCCCGTCCTGTTGAACACGGATACAAGGCTCAGGACACCTGTCAGACAAAAGAATGGCCGATGTGTACAGATGATGACTGG GAAAGCAAATGTCCATCTGGCTGTCGAGTGCAAGGCCTGATAGACAAAGCCGATCATGATCTGGTCAAAAAGATTGAGAAGATTCGCCGTCTTCTGGACGAGGGCAAACGAATGTACAGCTCCGCCGATAAAGTCTCCAAGACGACTTACAGTTACCTTAGAGAACGCCTTACCCTTGACGCAG GTAACGATAACAGATATGCAACGTTGGCCGAACAACTGAGGCAGAGGATTTCTGAGATCAAGATTAAAATTGACCGCCAGCTTAGGGTACTGGACGCTTTGAAGGCACGGGTCAAAGACCAAGTTGTCGCAATGCAGCGATTGGAG GTGGACATTGATATCAAGCTGCGAACCTGCAAGGGCTCTTGCTCAAGCTACAATGAGTTCACGGTTGACAAGGAAAGCTACGTGCAACTAGACAAACAAATGGATAATCTGAACGCTTTGCACGGACAGAGCGTAGAGACCGTCAGTTCCCTGAGTGTCATGAAGAGCAGGCCCTTGAAGGACGTTGTGTTGCCCAACATTTACAAGTTAGCAGCCGGCCCGACCAAAACCGAGCAGAAGCTTCTCTTTGGAGACGTGGGTCAGTTGCAGCTTTCTCTGGAAGCCGAAGGTTCCACTGCGGCATCCGCCGCCACCGTTAGCAAGATCCCCACAGGTACGGACTCCTCCACACACATCCTTCAATGCTCCAAGTCGGTGCGCAAGACGGTAACGCACACCAAAGACGGCCCCGTGGAGAAGCTCGAGATTATAGGCGGCGGGCCCGGGTGTGAAGACTTAGGAAAGCTCGGAGTTTCAGATCAAGATTTTTTGGCCGCGGCCAACGAAGGGAAGGATCTGAGTCGTGACGGCGTGAAGATAACCGTGACACGCGGAGACGAAAGGTCTATCACGACTCTGAACCACGGTACCGATGATCTAGGCGGATTCGGCGAAGACTTCTTTAAGGGACTCGGCACTGATACCCAAAAGTTATCCTCATCGTCGTCCACCTCCAGCTCCACTTCAAAAACAAGTTTGACAGGTGGAAGCAAAACGTCCACGAAGACTGTCTTATCTAGCGACGTCGATTTCGGGGATGACTTGGGGGCGTTCTTGCGCAGCGATGTGGAAGAAGACCTTCCCGATATCCACGCGCGGAGTCTGAAAACGCACGACGAGCGCAAGACTGCCGTTGTTGGTGAAG ATTGCTTTGACATCCAGCAGAAGCATGCGCATGGCAGTCAGAGCGGCCTGTTCAAAATAAAGCCGTCCGGGTCGGAGGAAATTGTAGTTTACTGCGACCAGAGCACAGGGTTGGGTGGCTGGACTCTGGTTCAGCAGAGGGAGGACGGGTCTGTTAACTTCAATCGCACTTGGAAGGAGTATCAAGCTGGTTTCGGCAAAGTAGACCAGCAGGGTAGGGGTGAGGTCTGGATTGGGAACAAGCTCTTACACCTTCTCACTCAGAAGCAGAGCGTTCTGAGAGTCGAGTTGCAGGATTGGGATGGGAACGAGGTGTACGCCGAGTACAACGTTAAAGTTGGCTCGGAGGCGGAAGGATTCGCGATGAGCGTTTCCGAGTACACGGGCGACGCAGGTGATGCATTGGTGCAGGGACAGCCTAATATGAAAAACTTCCTGTCACATGCTGGAATGAAGTTTAGCACTTTTGATAAGGATAATGACCGATGGGAAGAGAACTGTGCGGAGATGTATGGCGGTGGATGGTGGTACAATAACTGCCAGTCGGCCAACCTCAATGGGATTTATTATAAGGGTGGCCAGTACGATCCTGGCACCAAGGTTCCGTATGAGATTGAAAATGGTATTGTGTGGCTGCTTTTCAAACCAGCTGATTACTCCCTCAAAGTAGTGAGAATGAAGGTCAGACCCGTCTAA
- the LOC130553327 gene encoding uncharacterized protein LOC130553327: protein MTNLTHISGSLLRWTIRVYSNPTLLFCKNNVSHSHNFVRSVRCFTTESRQRSDGRRYASSSRRTVRIGCASGFWGDTATSVPQLVYGGKLDFLVFDYLSEITMSLLTAAKAKAPSMGYAPDFVLALSPFIKDISKRGIRVVSNAGGVNPLACGAALQEVVQKAGLDLKVAVVTGDDLMPQKDTLTELRMAESEEKKPLPKTVHSMNAYLGALPIKRCLDLGADIVVTGRCVDSAVVLGPLMHSFSWDGNNYDMLAAGSLAGHLIECGAQVTGGIFTDWHTVPDWDNMGFPVVECSADGSFTLSKPPKTGGLVSFGTVAEQLVYEIGDPRRYLLPDVTCDFSDVTISEIPDVDGGAVKVGGARGSSPSGDYKVCATYSDGFRAMAVCPVGGPRAVEKARRTADSIIKRTQRIFKQLGLEDYTEVNIQVLGAEDTYGPHAVNTSPREAVIWMAVHHKQKKALEFFSREIAPAGTGMAPGLTGIVGGRPRISPVLKPFFFLHPKENLKVHIHLNGELVETHHGAAEDPSSLAEGHAPSFRSAESSPSPTDLPSGTHTFRLEELAYTRSGDKGDSANIGVIARHPLYFPYLKAMLTAKVVEKYFQHLIRKDQTDLPSVIRYELPGIHGLNFILRNSLGGGGVASLRSDPQGKAYGQMLLDCKLKGLPDLKALKKDGT from the exons ATGACGAATCTGACGCACATATCCGGGAGTTTGCTTCGGTGGACGATAAGGGTTTATTCAAACCCAACACTGCTTTTCTGCAAAAATAATGTTTCGCATTCACATAATTTCGTGAGGTCTGTCAGATGTTTTACCACAGAATCACGTCAAAGAAGCGATGGGAGGCGTTACGCTTCATCGTCACGTAGAACTGTACGTATCGGATGTGCGTCGGGGTTTTGGGGTGACACGGCAACGTCAG TTCCTCAGCTTGTCTATGGTGGAAAATTGGACTTCCTTGTGTTTGATTATCTGTCAGAAATCACCATGTCCCTCCTTACCGCTGCCAAAGCTAAAGCACCT AGCATGGGATATGCTCCTGATTTTGTTCTTGCACTTTCTCCATTCATTAAGGATATAAGCAAAAGAG GTATTCGTGTGGTTAGTAATGCCGGTGGTGTAAATCCTCTTGCCTGTGGAGCGGCTCTACAGGAAGTAGTTCAGAAGGCGGGACTTGACTTAAAGGTAGCCGTGGTTACTGGCGATGACCTAATGCCACAG AAAGACACTTTGACAGAACTCAGAATGGCTGAATCGGAGGAAAAGAAACCACTTCCAAAGACAGTCCACAGCATGAATGCGTATTTGGG CGCTCTCCCCATTAAACGCTGCCTGGACCTGGGGGCCGATATTGTAGTGACAGGACGCTGCGTGGACAGCGCCGTGGTTCTCGGACCGCTAATGCATTCG TTTTCATGGGACGGCAACAATTATGACATGCTGGCTGCTGGAAG TCTGGCTGGTCACCTGATTGAGTGTGGCGCACAGGTCACCGGGGGCATTTTCACAGACTGGCACACAGTTCCGGACTG GGATAACATGGGTTTCCCCGTGGTGGAATGTTCCGCTGATGGTTCGTTTACACTGTCTAAACCTCCAAAAACTGGTGGTCTGGTTTCATTTGGTACAGTAGCTGAGCAGTTAGTGTATGAGATTGGAGACCCACGGCGTTACCTTCTGCCTGACGTTACATGTGACTTCTCTGATGTCACCATCAGTGAGATACCTG ATGTAGATGGGGGAGCAGTGAAAGTAGGAGGGGCCAGAGGTTCTTCTCCATCAGGTGACTACAAG GTGTGTGCCACATATTCAGATGGATTCAGAGCTATGGCAGTTTGCCCTGTTGGTGGACCTAGGGCTGTGGAAAAGGCCAGAAGAACAGCAGATAGTATTATTAAAAG GACCCAGCGTATTTTTAAACAACTTGGTCTGGAGGACTATACCGAAGTCAACATCCAAGTTCTGGGTGCTGAAGATACATACGGACCACATGCCGTCAATACG AGTCCTCGTGAGGCTGTTATTTGGATGGCTGTACATCATAAGCAGAAGAAAGCGCTGGAGTTCTTCTCTAGAGAAATAGCTCCAGCGGGAACAGGCATGG CTCCAGGACTAACTGGTATAGTTGGCGGGCGACCCAGGAT ATCACCAGTGCTGAAGCCTTTCTTTTTCCTGCATCCCAAAGAAAATTTGAAG GTGCACATTCATCTGAATGGGGAGCTTGTGGAGACGCACCATGGGGCGGCAGAAGACCCATCATCATTAGCAgaaggccacgccccctccTTCCGCTCAGCGGAAAGTAGCCCATCACCTACAG ATCTGCCCTCCGGCACTCATACGTTCAGGCTGGAGGAGTTGGCATACACGCGCAGTGGAGACAAAGGAGACTCTGCAAACATTG GGGTTATTGCGAGACACCCGCTGTATTTCCCCTATCTGAAAGCTATGTTAACTGCCAAAGTGGTGGAGAAGTATTTCCAGCACCTGATCAGAAAGGATCAGACTGACCTGCCTTCTGTCATTCG GTACGAACTGCCCGGCATTCACGGCCTGAATTTCATCCTCCGGAATTCGCtcggagggggaggggtggcgTCCCTGCGCAGCGACCctcag GGGAAGGCTTATGGACAGATGTTGCTTGACTGCAAACTAAAAGGCCTGCCCGATCTAAAAGCGCTTAAAAAAGACGGGACTTAA
- the rbm46 gene encoding probable RNA-binding protein 46, with translation MDEGNTSKFCETSKTDSSKEAALLALMDRTGYNMVQENGQRKFGPPPGWEGPPPPRGCEVFVGKIPRDMYEDELVPVFEKAGNIYEFRLMMEFSGENRGYAFVMYTTREAAQTAIQLLDNYEIRPGKFIGVCVSLDNCRLFIGSIPKDKKKEEIQEEMMKVTEGVVDVIVYPSAVDRTKNRGFAFVEYESHKAAAMARRKLIPGTFQLWGHTIQVDWAEPEKELDEETMQRVRVLYVRNLMLNTTEETLRTEFSRVKPGAVERIKKLTDYAFIHYYNREDALTALESMNGKVIDGSPIEVSLAKPVSKDGNRRSGPRGTNNGTAACSNFCDFNFLYQSKDEVGTGVMSDGLTAHSIGLPLHLGHLYAADSDRCVYPFLPGSTLVPVSLSVLKPSQLSSAVSLLDYYCHKNDWSPPEYHLYSLAGQEGKILLIYKVVLGRSSYMPDKVCTVLEDAKELAAQNALWNLDCSISCPGSPVNLSPPAPSGSSFVSFGCRSLPYPAYPMAPISPPLPVSCSPAQRLFIPNQSSFM, from the exons ATGGATGAAGGTAATACCAGTAAATTCTGCGAGACCAGTAAGACGGACAGCTCCAAAGAAGCTGCTCTTTTGGCCCTAATGGACCGAACAGGCTACAATATGGTTCAGGAAAATGGACAGAGAAAATTTGGTCCACCTCCAG GTTGGGAAGGCCCCCCTCCTCCACGAGGCTGTGAGGTGTTTGTTGGTAAGATCCCGAGAGACATGTACGAAGATGAGCTAGTTCCTGTCTTTGAGAAGGCTGGGAACATCTATGAGTTCCGTTTGATGATGGAATTCAGCGGGGAGAACCGTGGTTACGCCTTCGTCATGTACACCACGCGCGAGGCAGCCCAAACAGCCATCCAGCTCCTTGACAACTATGAAATCCGCCCGGGAAAGTTCATAGGAGTGTGTGTGAGCCTGGACAACTGTCGCCTGTTTATTGGGTCCATCCCGAAAGACAAGAAAAAGGAGGAGATCCAAGAAGAGATGATGAAG GTGACTGAAGGTGTGGTGGATGTAATTGTGTACCCCAGCGCAGTGGACAGGACGAAGAATCGTGGCTTTGCCTTTGTTGAGTATGAATCTCACAAGGCAGCGGCCATGGCTCGCAGGAAACTCATCCCAG GAACGTTCCAGTTGTGGGGTCACACCATCCAGGTTGACTGGGCGGAACCAGAAAAGGAATTGGATGAGGAAACCATGCAGCGCGTGCGAGTCCTGTATGTCCGTAATCTCATGCTGAACACCACAGAGGAGACGCTACGCACAGAGTTCTCAAGGGTGAAGCCTGGTGCCGTAGAACGCATCAAGAAGCTAACAGACTACGCCTTCATCCACTATTATAACCGAGAGGATGCTTTGACCGCACTTGAATCAATGAATGGAAAAGTGATCGATGGTTCACCCATCGAAGTGAGCCTTGCCAAACCTGTCAGCAAGGATGGGAACAGAAGATCTGGACCACGAGGTACCAACAATGGAACGGCAGCTTGCAGTAACTTTTGCGATTTCAACTTCTTGTACCAAAGCAAAGATGAAGTGGGAACAGGAGTGATGAGTGATGGGTTAACCGCACATTCGATCGGCTTGCCTCTACACCTGGGACACCTGTACGCGGCAGACTCGGATCGCTGCGTGTACCCGTTCCTCCCAGGATCTACTCTGGTGCCGGTCAGCCTGAGTGTCCTGAAGCCCAGTCAACTAAGCTCGGCTGTATCGCTGCTGGATTACTATTGCCACAAGAACGACTGGTCTCCACCGGAGTATCACCTTTACTCCCTAGCAGGGCAGGAGGGAAAAATTCTGCTCATCTACAAAGTGGTCCTCGGCAGGAGCAGCTACATGCCGGATAAAGTCTGCACCGTACTGGAGGATGCGAAGGAGCTTGCTGCTCAGAATGCATTATGGAACCTGG ATTGTTCAATCAGTTGTCCTGGATCGCCTGTGAATTTGTCTCCTCCTGCACCTTCTGGCTCCAGTTTTGTGTCTTTTGGGTGTAGGTCTCTGCCCTACCCAGCGTACCCCATGGCACCCATCTCACCTCCCTTACCTGTCTCCTGCTCGCCCGCCCAAAGACTCTTTATCCCGAACCAGTCATCTTTTATGTAG
- the LOC130553329 gene encoding lecithin retinol acyltransferase-like, with amino-acid sequence MLDSLALLLEKTFLLAHFYFFTATLSEKEECTKHRDESARYRRGDLLEVPRTLFTHFGIYLGDNKVAHLMPDILLVLARNKAQIQKIVTNKRLILGVIYKYASIRVDTVEDFAYGSDILLNTMDTTLRRQPLAGEEVARRAEKLIGQIPYSLLWNNCEHFVTYCRYGTAVSLQTEKFCECLKSVIRDQRSVLFTAVIGMLSMFYLGIAPYTALPTFIVPFTLWMAG; translated from the exons ATGTTAGATTCTCTTGCTTTACTGTTGGAGAAAACCTTTCTTCTTGcgcatttttactttttcaccGCTACCCTGTCTGAAAAAGAAGAATGCACAAAACATCGAGACGAAAGCGCTCGCTACCGCCGCGGGGATCTCTTGGAGGTTCCTCGTACTTTGTTTACTCATTTTGGCATATACCTCGGGGACAACAAAGTCGCACACCTTATGCCCGACATACTCCTGGTTCTGGCCAGGAATAAAGCTCAAATTCAGAAAATAGTGACGAACAAGAGATTGATTCTTGGTGTGATATACAAGTATGCATCGATACGCGTGGACACGGTGGAGGATTTCGCTTACGGATCGGATATTTTACTCAACACGATGGATACTACTCTGAGAAGACAGCCGCTGGCCGGCGAGGAGGTGGCTAGAAGAGCCGAAAAGCTTATCGGTCAAATTCCGTATAGTCTTTTGTGGAATAACTGCGAACATTTTGTCACTTACTGCCGCTACGGGACAGCCGTCAGCTTACAAACAGAAAAG TTCTGTGAATGTTTAAAGTCTGTTATCCGGGACCAGAGGAGCGTTCTTTTTACTGCAGTCATCGGAATGCTTTCCATGTTTTATCTTGGAATAGCGCCGTACACCGCACTTCCAACCTTTATCGTTCCCTTTACCTTGTGGATGGCTGGATAA
- the rnf175 gene encoding RING finger protein 175 isoform X2: protein MTHRETWKMQHERLHVKHRGHEAMHAEMVLILIATLVVAQIVLVQWKQRHCRSYNLVTLLQMWVVPLYFTIKLYWWRFLSTWGMFSVITSYVIFRATRKPLSGRTPRMVYKWFLLIYKLSYAVGVLGYLAIMFTMFGFNVFFRIKAEDSMDVGVIMLFYGLYYGVMGRDFAEICSDYMASTIGYYSMGGMPSRTLSDDICAVCGQKILVDIDEEGIIEDTYQLSCNHIFHEFCIRGWCIVGKKQTCPYCNEKVDLKRMMNNPWERTHVLYGQLLDWLRYLVAWQPIIIGIVHGINFSLGLE from the exons ATGACCCACAGAGAAACCTGGAA GATGCAGCACGAAAGGTTGCATGTGAAGCACAGAGGCCACGAGGCCATGCATGCTGAAATGGTTCTGATTCTCATCGCAACACTAGTGGTTGCTCAGATTGTGCTGGTTCAGTGGAAGCAAAGACACTGCAGATCATACAAT CTGGTGACATTGTTGCAGATGTGGGTGGTTCCGTTGTACTTCACCATTAAGCTTTACTGGTGGCGTTTCCTGTCCACATGGGGCATGTTCTCAGTCATCACTAGCTATGTCATATTCAGAGCCACACGCAAGCCTCTCTCCGGCAGAACACCACG GATGGTGTATAAGTGGTTCCTCCTCATTTACAAGCTCAGCTACGCTGTAGGTGTGCTCGGGTACCTCGCTATCATGTTTACCATGTTTGGATTCAATGTTTTCTTCAG GATCAAAGCAGAGGACTCTATGGATGTGGGTGTGATCATGCTTTTCTATGGTTTGTATTATGGGGTAATGGGTCGTGACTTTGCAGAAATTTGCTCAGACTACATGGCATCTACTATAGGG taCTATAGCATGGGCGGCATGCCGTCCCGAACCCTTAGTGATGACATATGTGCCGTGTGCGGTCAGAAGATTCTTGTGGACATAGATGAGGAAGGAATTATTGAGGACACCTACCAGCTCTCCTGCAACCACAT ATTTCATGAATTCTGTATCCGTGGCTGGTGCATCGTGGGAAAAAAACAGACATGCCCATACTGCAATGAGAAGGTGGACCTCAAAAGGATGATGAACAACCC CTGGGAGAGAACACATGTTTTATACGGCCAGCTTTTGGATTGGTTAAGGTACCTGGTCGCCTGGCAACCCATCATTATTGGAATCGTGCACGGAATAAATTTTTCACTTGGACTTGAATAG
- the fgb gene encoding fibrinogen beta chain: protein MKLLLLLFLCVGGALAQANTDYDDDDTETKKELPEIVDPRGHRPVNRGRETYSAGPAAPPPVSGGSRYRGRPTPAPVGKALQEKEEVLEAGGCTHLSEKMGVLCPTGCELKKSLLKQERNVRPSVDLLKRSVDDLYQSSNNVYGYVTHMTTEVAQRQRVSQGNDAVVSQYTDSLETQHAYVKEAVDITFPQNIRILQSVLEKVRDKIQRLEKAISEQKARCSTPCKVSCPIPVVSGKECEDIYRKGGEESQMYLIRPDTLGMPYKAFCDQSTNNGGWVLIQNRMDGSVDFGRRWDDYRRGFGNIAFDVGKGHCQTPGEYWLGNDRISHLTKMGPTELLVEMEDWKGLKVHAKYEQFTMQGDAINYILSVARYSGTAGNTFMQGANELLGENRTMTIHNGMMFSTYDRDNDKWLPGDPSKQCSREDGGGWWYNRCHSCNPNGRYYWGGAYTKNMAKHGTDDGIVWMNWKGSWYSLKSISMKIRPFFKS, encoded by the exons ATGAAGCTTCTTCTGTTACTTTTTCTCTGTGTTGGTGGAGCTCTCGCACAGGCCAATACAGATTACGATGATGATGatact GAGACAAAGAAAGAG CTACCAGAAATCGTAGATCCAAGAGGTCATCGTCCTGTCAACAGAGGTCGTGAAACGTACTCCGCAGGGCCAGCCGCACCACCACCTGTCAGCGGAGGGAGCCGTTACCGTGGGAGACCGACTCCAGCACCCGTAGGGAAGGCTCTGCAAGAAAAAGAGGAAGTTTTGGAAGCCGGGGGATGTACTCACCTCTCTGAGAAAATG GGTGTATTGTGTCCCACAGGTTGTGAGTTGAAGAAAAGCCTCCTGAAGCAAGAACGTAATGTGAGGCCAAGTGTAGATCTGCTGAAAAGATCTGTAGATGATTTATATCAATCCTCTAACAATGTATACGGGTATGTCACACATATGACTACTGAAGTCGCCCAGAGACAAAGAGTGAGCCAAG GTAACGATGCTGTGGTTAGTCAGTACACAGACAGCCTAGAGACCCAGCATGCTTATGTAAAAGAGGCCGTGGACATCACGTTCCCCCAGAACATCAGAATTCTGCAGTCTGTGCTCGAAAAGGTGCGTGACAAGATTCAGCGTTTGGAGAAAGCCATCTCTGAACAGAAGGCCAGGTGCTCGACACCTTGCAAAGTGTCCTGCCCGATTCCCGTGGTTTCCGGCAAGGAGTGCGAGGACATTTATCGCAAAGGTGGAGAGGAATCTCAGATGTACCTCATACGGCCCGATACACTCGGCATGCCTTACAAGGCCTTCTGTGATCAGAGTACTAACAATGGAG GTTGGGTGCTTATCCAGAATCGTATGGACGGCAGTGTTGATTTTGGCCGGCGTTGGGACGACTACCGCAGAGGCTTTGGAAACATTGCTTTTGATGTGGGCAAAGGACACTGCCAAACTCCTG gTGAGTACTGGTTGGGTAATGATCGCATCAGTCATCTTACAAAGATGGGTCCCACTGAGCTTCTGGTCGAAATGGAAGACTGGAAAGGTTTGAAGGTCCACGCTAAATACGAGCAGTTCACGATGCAAGGCGATGCCATAAATTACATCCTATCGGTTGCGCGCTACTCTGGAACTGCCGGAAACACGTTTATGCAGGGTGCAAATGAACTGCTTGGGGAGAACCGTACCATGACCATTCACAATGGCATGATGTTCAGCACGTATGACAGAGACAATGACAAATG GTTACCTGGTGATCCTTCAAAGCAATGTTCTAGAGAAGATGGGGGTGGATGGTGGTACAACCGATGCCACTCTTGCAATCCAAATGGACGTTATTATTGGGGCGGAGCTTATACAAAAAACATGGCCAAGCACGGCACGGATGACGGCATCGTGTGGATGAACTGGAAGGGTTCGTGGTATTCACTCAAGTCTATCAGCATGAAGATCAGACCCTTCTTCAAATCTTAA